A single region of the Malus sylvestris chromosome 8, drMalSylv7.2, whole genome shotgun sequence genome encodes:
- the LOC126631397 gene encoding uncharacterized protein LOC126631397, whose amino-acid sequence MAEDPLALWKALRNRYNHYTTVILPKAHYEWTYLRIQDFKSVAEYNSALFRITSQMKLSEQNNELLMKNHQSRPTRSAAFLEVNAASLEVNAISSDGDNHKRGCGHKRGRWNRKGKNHGGQFHNQVPRQNSGPSFKNVNRHKGKAHMNNASRNSEGACHRCGGNGHWVHTCRTPKHLVDLYQASLKEKGVETNFLDQAKPMDLSNPVYDLSR is encoded by the exons ATGGCTGAAGATCCGTTAGCTCTCTGGAAGGCCTTGAGAAACAGATACAATCACTAcacaacggtgattcttccaaagGCTCACTATGAGTGGACTTacctaaggatccaggatttcaagtcaGTGGCAGAGTACAATTCAGCATTGTTCAGAATTACTTCTCAGATGAAGCTCT CTGAACAAaacaatgagctcctgatgaaaaatcatcagtcCCGACCTACGAGATCTGCAGCATTCCTAGAAGTGAATGCTGCTTCCCTCGAAGTGAACGCCATATCCTCTGATGGCGATAATCATAAACGAGGATGTGGCCACAAGCGAGGTCGGTGGAACaggaaaggcaagaaccatggtggtcaatttcacaaccaggttccaaggcAAAATTCAGGCCCAAGCTTTAAAAATGTGaatcgccacaaaggcaaagctcACATGAACAATGCTTCTAGGAACTCTGAAGGAgcctgccataggtgtggtggcaatgggcatTGGGTGCATACTtgtcgtaccccaaaacatctggtGGATCTATATCAAGCCTCCCTCAAGGAAAAGGGTGTCGAGACTAATTTTCTCGAccaggctaaaccaatggatCTATCTAATCCAGTGTACGACTTATCAAGGTAG
- the LOC126631590 gene encoding major strawberry allergen Fra a 1-3-like, translated as MGVFTYESEFTFVIPPARLFNAFVLDADNLIPKIAPQAVKSTEILEGDGGVGTINKINFGEGSTYSYVKHKIDGVDKDNFIYKYSVIEGDAITETIEKISYETKLVASDSGSVIKSISHYHTKGDVEIKEEHVKAGKEKASHLFKLIENYLLEHQDAYN; from the coding sequence ATGGGTGTATTCACATACGAATCTGAGTTCACCTTCGTCATTCCCCCTGCTAGGTTGTTCAATGCCTTTGTTCTTGATGCTGACAACCTCATCCCCAAGATTGCTCCACAAGCAGTGAAGAGCACTGAGATCCTTGAAGGAGATGGTGGAGTTGGAACCATTAATAAGATCAACTTTGGTGAAGGTAGCACATACAGCTACGTGAAGCACAAAATTGATGGGGTTGACAAGGACAACTTTATCTACAAGTACAGTGTGATCGAAGGAGATGCTATCACTGAGACAATTGAGAAGATCTCTTATGAGACCAAGTTGGTGGCTTCCGACAGCGGTTCTGTCATCAAGAGCATCAGCCACTACCACACAAAAGGTGACGTTGAGATCAAGGAAGAGCATGTTAAGGCTGGCAAAGAGAAGGCCTCCCACCTCTTCAAGTTGATTGAGAACTACCTCTTAGAGCACCAGGATGCCTACAACTAA
- the LOC126631589 gene encoding major strawberry allergen Fra a 1-3-like, with protein sequence MGVFTYEFEFTSVIPPARLYNAFVLDADNLIPKIAPQAVKSTEILEGDGGVGTIKKINFGEGSTYNYVKHRIDGVDKDNFVYKYSVIEGDAITETIEKISYETKLVASGSGSVIKSISHYHTKGDVEIKEEHVKAGKEKASHLFKLIENYLLENQDSYN encoded by the coding sequence ATGGGTGTTTTCACATACGAATTCGAGTTCACCTCCGTCATCCCCCCTGCTAGGTTGTACAATGCTTTTGTTCTTGATGCTGACAACCTCATCCCCAAGATTGCACCACAGGCAGTGAAGAGTACTGAGATCCTTGAAGGAGATGGCGGAGTTGGAACCATTAAGAAGATCAACTTCGGTGAAGGTAGCACATACAACTACGTGAAGCACAGAATTGATGGGGTTGACAAGGACAACTTTGTCTACAAGTACAGTGTGATCGAAGGAGATGCTATCACTGAGACAATTGAGAAGATCTCTTATGAGACCAAGTTGGTGGCTTCAGGCAGCGGTTCTGTCATCAAGAGCATCAGCCACTACCACACAAAAGGTGACGTTGAGATCAAGGAAGAGCATGTTAAGGCTGGCAAAGAGAAGGCCTCCCACCTCTTCAAGTTGATTGAGAACTACCTCTTGGAGAACCAAGACTCCTACAACTAA